Proteins encoded by one window of uncultured Celeribacter sp.:
- a CDS encoding rhodanese-like domain-containing protein: protein MFGLFGGGAPKISVEDVKAGMAKGTLLLIDVRDGMELHMSGTAKGALHIPLQDLKAKCDPSSSACLPEMKDTKTTKVLYCASGARSSGGVRLLKSLGHEDVQNLGGLHNWVSGGGELRNV, encoded by the coding sequence ATGTTTGGATTGTTTGGCGGCGGTGCCCCGAAAATCTCCGTGGAGGATGTAAAAGCCGGGATGGCGAAGGGCACATTGTTGCTCATCGACGTGCGTGACGGGATGGAGCTGCATATGTCCGGCACCGCGAAAGGAGCGCTGCATATTCCGTTGCAGGATCTCAAAGCGAAATGCGATCCCTCCTCGTCCGCCTGTCTGCCCGAGATGAAGGACACCAAGACGACCAAGGTACTCTATTGCGCCTCGGGCGCGCGGTCATCGGGCGGTGTGCGGCTTTTGAAATCTCTGGGCCACGAAGATGTGCAGAACCTTGGCGGGCTGCACAATTGGGTGTCGGGCGGCGGCGAGCTGCGCAACGTCTGA
- the queA gene encoding tRNA preQ1(34) S-adenosylmethionine ribosyltransferase-isomerase QueA: MKLSDFDFDLPEALIATRPAKPRSSARLLVATPTRIVDGHVTDLLDWFQPGDRLVLNDTKVLPARLTGKRGRDTAQGYQEAKIEVTLLEPQAEAGQWRALIKPLKKIKEGEEVRFSDDLSATLIAKEDGEAVVAFNLSGEDFDKALAEAGSMPLPPYIEAKRKADAQDKEDYQTVWARNMGAVAAPTASLHFDEPLLKALAEKGVEFTYVTLHVGAGTFLPVKVDDVSDHKMHSEWGEVSEGAAIEINTTKQKGGRVIPVGTTALRLIESAAPAPGVIAPFLGETDIFIKPGYEFRVADALMTNFHLPKSTLLMLVSALMGRERMRTVYDHAVAEGYRFFSYGDASLLLPHEV, encoded by the coding sequence ATGAAACTTTCCGACTTCGATTTCGACCTGCCCGAGGCTTTGATCGCCACGCGTCCGGCCAAACCGCGCTCGTCCGCGCGGCTTTTGGTGGCGACGCCCACGCGGATTGTGGACGGCCATGTCACCGATCTGTTGGACTGGTTTCAGCCCGGCGACCGGTTGGTTTTGAACGACACGAAAGTGCTGCCCGCGCGGCTCACCGGCAAGCGCGGGCGCGACACGGCGCAGGGCTATCAGGAGGCGAAGATCGAGGTCACGCTTTTGGAGCCACAGGCCGAGGCAGGGCAGTGGCGCGCCCTCATCAAGCCGTTGAAAAAGATCAAGGAAGGCGAGGAGGTGCGGTTCTCCGATGATCTCTCCGCCACCTTGATCGCCAAGGAAGACGGCGAAGCCGTGGTCGCATTCAATCTTTCGGGCGAGGATTTCGACAAAGCGCTGGCGGAGGCCGGGTCCATGCCCTTGCCGCCTTATATCGAGGCCAAACGCAAGGCCGACGCGCAGGATAAGGAAGACTATCAAACCGTCTGGGCGCGCAATATGGGCGCGGTTGCCGCCCCCACCGCGTCCTTGCATTTCGACGAGCCTCTGCTGAAGGCGCTGGCCGAGAAGGGCGTCGAGTTCACCTATGTGACGCTGCACGTGGGGGCGGGGACATTCCTGCCGGTGAAGGTGGATGATGTCTCCGATCACAAGATGCATTCGGAATGGGGCGAGGTCTCCGAGGGCGCCGCGATTGAGATCAACACCACGAAACAAAAGGGCGGGCGGGTGATCCCCGTGGGCACCACGGCGCTGCGTCTCATTGAAAGCGCCGCGCCTGCGCCGGGTGTGATTGCGCCCTTTCTGGGCGAGACCGATATTTTCATCAAGCCGGGCTATGAGTTCCGTGTGGCCGATGCGCTTATGACCAATTTCCACCTGCCGAAAAGCACGTTGTTGATGCTGGTCTCTGCGCTCATGGGGCGCGAGCGGATGCGGACGGTTTACGATCATGCCGTCGCCGAAGGCTATCGGTTTTTCTCCTATGGCGATGCGTCCTTGTTGTTGCCGCATGAGGTGTAA
- a CDS encoding AsmA-like C-terminal region-containing protein — MREPTSQDKDDVTEEAPEAASEASLARKKRPTHHIIGFWTLAFLLAVTIFAALAVLAVTGREITFPEAITTRIERQINSELNGPEVSIGQIVAIVDSHFVPRVTARNVGLIDGSGAEIARLNELRAVLSKEALKARQLRPDTLRLSGAQITVRRSQDGAFALDFGGTQRVTGSGVEVLEAIDRAFSTDPLSGISRIEARELTVSLEDARSGRIWQATDAGVTLVNTDQDIDITMNFEIFNGTEDLAQIELGFGSKKGSLASSISLNMDNAPARDFALQSPTLSFLSVVDAPISAAMRAEIGPDGQLTQYTGSLEIEPGQIVAAEGAEPLDFEGAKGYFDYDPIGKRILFPELRLATDALDITSQGQVLLGDYEGAWPQSFTGQWRISELRMAPEGVFPEPLVFDQALITAKLRLDPFVLDFGQIDLAQGDLWLRGKGRAEAGPEGWSAALDLSVDEMTQAELMSLWPPAAVAKTRSWMAENIFDATYRDLDLALRFAPGQSQPTLTMDWGFEGLDMRYMKTLPPVSDGHGYGALFGSAMTITMNGGTIEAPSGGPVDVAGTVLRIPDIFVKPARLEIGLKTQSSVEAGLALVAGPPFNALRESTFGPDVAEGQAALTGQIGFPLIKKVMFEDVNFLLNGTMTEVSTDQLMPGQVLSADRLALIMDPSGLSIAGAARIGTAQMSGQWRKNFGPDHKGRSDMVGQARINQALLDTFNIALPKGMISGEAEGALSVALRKGQPPAFEVTSDLSGLRLSFAPVGYGKPAGTRGQLTLKGTAGPQPEITTFELSGAGLSAREGRVEIAPGGRFERLSFGRVTLGDWFDAPLSIVGQGAGKPVKVEITGGRLNLARATFGGSGGGGTTGPVPIEVQLDRLTISEGLVLHGFSARLSSGAGVTGSFSGRLNRTGPLTGTIRSGVYGPTITATSQDAGAVVSATGVLERASGGVLNLGLTALPEEGSFDGRVTIDDIRVQSAPSLAELLSAISVVGLIEQMTGGGGILFTHAQSDFTLRPGRLTVKGATAEGPSLGITIEGLYDTAAKTVDMQGVVSPIYFVNALGQIVSRRGEGLFGFTYTLTGAAKDPSVGVNPLSLLTPGALRNIFRKPPAGDQ, encoded by the coding sequence ATGCGTGAGCCGACCTCACAGGACAAAGACGATGTGACCGAAGAGGCCCCGGAGGCGGCTTCGGAGGCCAGCCTTGCGCGCAAGAAACGCCCGACGCATCACATCATCGGTTTCTGGACACTGGCGTTTCTCTTGGCGGTGACGATTTTTGCGGCGCTTGCTGTGCTGGCCGTCACCGGGCGCGAAATCACCTTTCCCGAGGCGATTACGACCCGGATCGAGCGCCAGATCAACAGTGAGCTCAATGGCCCCGAGGTCTCCATCGGCCAGATCGTCGCCATCGTCGACAGCCATTTCGTGCCGCGTGTCACCGCGCGCAACGTGGGGCTGATCGATGGCTCCGGGGCCGAGATCGCCCGGTTGAACGAATTGCGCGCTGTTCTGTCGAAAGAGGCGCTCAAAGCCCGCCAGCTGCGCCCTGACACGCTCCGGCTGTCGGGCGCGCAGATCACCGTGCGGCGCAGTCAGGACGGCGCTTTCGCACTGGATTTCGGCGGCACGCAGCGGGTGACGGGGTCTGGCGTCGAGGTGCTTGAGGCGATTGATCGCGCCTTTTCCACCGATCCGCTCTCGGGCATTTCCCGGATCGAGGCGCGCGAGTTGACGGTGTCCCTGGAGGACGCGCGGTCTGGCCGGATCTGGCAGGCGACGGATGCGGGTGTGACCTTGGTCAATACGGATCAGGACATTGATATCACAATGAATTTCGAGATTTTCAATGGCACCGAGGATCTCGCGCAAATCGAACTTGGTTTTGGCTCGAAGAAGGGCTCACTGGCCTCGTCGATCTCGCTCAACATGGACAATGCGCCCGCCCGCGATTTTGCGCTGCAAAGCCCGACTCTGTCGTTTCTCTCCGTCGTTGACGCGCCGATCTCGGCTGCGATGCGCGCCGAGATCGGGCCGGACGGGCAATTGACGCAATACACCGGCTCGCTCGAGATCGAACCGGGTCAGATCGTCGCCGCCGAGGGCGCCGAACCGCTCGATTTCGAAGGCGCCAAGGGCTATTTCGACTACGATCCCATCGGAAAACGCATCCTGTTTCCCGAACTGCGGCTGGCGACCGATGCGCTCGACATCACCAGTCAGGGGCAGGTGTTGCTGGGGGATTATGAGGGGGCCTGGCCACAGAGTTTCACCGGGCAGTGGCGGATTTCCGAGCTGCGCATGGCGCCCGAAGGGGTGTTTCCGGAGCCGCTGGTGTTCGATCAGGCACTGATCACGGCCAAACTGCGACTCGATCCTTTCGTGCTGGACTTCGGCCAGATCGACCTTGCGCAGGGCGATCTTTGGCTGCGGGGCAAGGGGCGCGCCGAGGCGGGGCCGGAGGGCTGGTCCGCCGCCCTCGATCTGTCGGTCGATGAGATGACGCAGGCCGAGTTGATGTCGCTTTGGCCGCCCGCTGCCGTGGCCAAGACCCGGAGTTGGATGGCGGAAAATATCTTTGACGCGACCTACCGCGATCTCGATCTGGCGCTGCGCTTCGCGCCGGGACAGAGTCAACCGACGCTGACGATGGATTGGGGTTTCGAGGGTCTCGACATGCGGTATATGAAGACCCTGCCGCCCGTGTCCGATGGGCATGGATACGGCGCGCTCTTTGGCTCGGCCATGACCATCACCATGAACGGCGGCACCATCGAGGCGCCCTCTGGCGGTCCCGTCGATGTGGCGGGCACAGTGCTGCGCATCCCGGATATTTTCGTGAAACCCGCGCGGCTCGAGATCGGGCTAAAGACGCAATCCTCGGTCGAGGCAGGGCTGGCGCTTGTCGCCGGACCGCCCTTCAATGCGCTGCGCGAGTCCACCTTCGGCCCGGATGTGGCCGAGGGGCAGGCCGCATTGACCGGCCAGATCGGCTTCCCGCTGATCAAGAAGGTGATGTTTGAGGATGTGAATTTCCTGTTGAACGGCACTATGACGGAGGTTTCGACCGATCAATTGATGCCGGGGCAGGTGCTGAGCGCGGATCGGCTGGCGTTGATCATGGACCCTTCGGGCCTGTCGATTGCCGGCGCGGCCCGGATCGGCACGGCACAGATGTCCGGTCAGTGGCGCAAGAATTTCGGCCCCGATCACAAAGGCCGCTCCGATATGGTGGGGCAGGCGCGGATCAATCAGGCGTTGCTGGACACGTTCAACATCGCGCTGCCGAAAGGCATGATCTCGGGCGAGGCTGAGGGGGCTCTGTCTGTGGCGCTCAGAAAAGGCCAGCCGCCCGCGTTCGAAGTCACCTCCGATCTCTCCGGCCTGCGCCTGTCGTTCGCGCCGGTGGGCTATGGCAAACCGGCGGGCACGCGCGGGCAATTGACGCTTAAAGGCACGGCGGGGCCGCAGCCGGAGATCACCACATTTGAGCTGTCGGGCGCGGGGCTTTCGGCGCGTGAGGGGCGGGTGGAGATCGCGCCGGGTGGCCGGTTCGAGCGGTTGAGCTTTGGCCGCGTCACCCTGGGCGACTGGTTCGACGCGCCGCTGTCCATCGTGGGGCAGGGGGCGGGCAAACCCGTGAAAGTCGAGATCACCGGCGGGCGGCTCAATCTGGCGCGGGCGACATTTGGCGGCTCGGGCGGTGGCGGCACCACAGGACCCGTGCCCATCGAGGTCCAACTCGATCGGCTGACGATCAGCGAGGGGCTGGTGCTTCATGGCTTTTCGGCGCGGCTGTCTTCGGGCGCGGGCGTGACCGGGTCGTTCAGCGGACGGCTCAATCGCACGGGGCCCCTGACCGGCACGATCCGTTCCGGCGTGTATGGCCCCACCATCACCGCCACCTCGCAGGACGCGGGCGCCGTGGTCTCCGCCACTGGCGTATTGGAGCGCGCCTCGGGTGGGGTGTTGAACCTCGGACTGACCGCCTTGCCGGAAGAGGGTAGCTTTGATGGGCGTGTCACCATCGACGACATTCGCGTGCAATCCGCGCCCTCCTTGGCCGAACTTTTGTCGGCGATTTCCGTGGTCGGCCTGATCGAGCAGATGACGGGGGGTGGGGGTATCCTTTTCACTCATGCGCAAAGCGATTTCACCCTGCGGCCCGGACGGTTGACCGTCAAAGGGGCAACGGCCGAGGGGCCATCCCTTGGCATCACCATCGAAGGGCTCTATGACACGGCGGCCAAGACCGTGGACATGCAGGGTGTGGTCTCGCCGATCTATTTCGTCAACGCGCTGGGCCAGATCGTGTCGCGCCGAGGTGAGGGGTTGTTCGGCTTCACCTACACGTTGACGGGTGCGGCCAAGGACCCGTCGGTGGGCGTCAACCCGCTGTCCCTGCTTACACCCGGGGCGTTGCGCAATATTTTCCGCAAGCCGCCGGCAGGCGATCAGTGA
- a CDS encoding DUF924 family protein, translating to MHSAEKTPEDILAFWLDELDPSQWYVADAALDQRIRDVFLPTWQKAQEGAYSLWLTYPSGALAYIILNDQMPRNMFRGEAKAFASDSMSLAAAKAAVDKGWDLRIDAPARQFFYLPMMHSENLSDQERCVRLICERMKGAESNLLHAKAHREVIRMFGRFPYRNDALSRATTQSEAQFLSKGGYAEILRGLQPVAA from the coding sequence ATGCACAGCGCTGAGAAAACCCCCGAGGACATTTTGGCCTTTTGGCTTGATGAGCTGGATCCGTCGCAATGGTATGTGGCCGATGCGGCGCTCGATCAGCGGATTCGTGATGTGTTTCTGCCGACCTGGCAGAAGGCGCAGGAGGGGGCCTATTCGCTTTGGCTCACTTACCCGTCGGGCGCTTTGGCCTACATCATCCTCAACGACCAAATGCCGCGCAACATGTTCCGGGGCGAGGCTAAGGCCTTTGCCTCCGACTCGATGTCTCTGGCCGCAGCGAAAGCGGCGGTGGACAAGGGGTGGGATTTGCGGATCGACGCGCCCGCGCGCCAGTTCTTTTACCTGCCGATGATGCATAGCGAAAACCTGTCCGATCAGGAGCGTTGCGTGCGTCTGATCTGTGAGCGGATGAAAGGCGCTGAGAGCAATCTTTTGCACGCCAAGGCGCATCGCGAGGTCATTCGCATGTTCGGGCGGTTCCCGTACCGCAATGACGCGCTGTCCCGCGCCACCACGCAGAGCGAAGCGCAGTTCCTGTCCAAGGGCGGGTACGCGGAAATCCTGCGCGGCTTACAACCCGTCGCGGCCTGA
- a CDS encoding LysR family transcriptional regulator produces MTDWDSLRYILAVAREGGLSGAARVLGVNHATVSRQLAKAEDAAGVRFFTRLASGLQPTEAGQVAIAHAEEVEARMVALDMALAARDETEEGELKVTIPPLMAEDNFAEDIKEFKALHPGIDLHLLGATEVLNLHRREADVAIRVTQSPEESLWGRMVTPQRAGWFATPEFVERYKDVIERRDTETVLPYIGFSAWFASTPAGLFTDLPPVRVAIKTDDMVSAMSLARQGMGMVRTSHLLGSSDPKLVRVPGVPLSDHTPIWVLTHPDLRHVPRVTEFMRFIANRITARRALYMGLDESSANAATRSDGAKLEGIASEIAE; encoded by the coding sequence ATGACTGATTGGGATTCTCTTCGTTACATTCTCGCCGTGGCGCGCGAGGGCGGGCTTTCGGGCGCGGCGCGCGTGCTGGGCGTGAACCATGCGACCGTGTCGCGGCAGTTGGCCAAGGCCGAAGATGCCGCAGGCGTTCGTTTCTTCACCCGTCTGGCCTCTGGGCTTCAGCCGACCGAAGCCGGGCAGGTCGCCATCGCCCATGCCGAGGAAGTCGAGGCGCGGATGGTCGCGCTCGATATGGCCTTGGCCGCGCGGGATGAGACCGAAGAAGGCGAGCTGAAAGTGACCATTCCGCCGCTGATGGCGGAAGATAATTTTGCCGAAGACATCAAAGAATTCAAAGCGCTGCATCCAGGGATCGACCTACATCTCCTGGGCGCGACCGAAGTGCTGAACCTGCACCGGCGCGAAGCGGATGTGGCCATTCGAGTCACCCAATCGCCCGAAGAAAGCCTCTGGGGCCGGATGGTGACGCCGCAACGCGCGGGCTGGTTTGCGACGCCTGAATTTGTCGAGCGCTACAAAGATGTGATTGAGAGGCGTGATACCGAAACGGTGCTGCCCTATATCGGATTTTCCGCTTGGTTCGCCTCGACCCCTGCCGGGTTGTTCACGGACCTGCCGCCTGTGCGGGTGGCGATCAAAACGGACGATATGGTGTCTGCCATGTCTTTGGCGCGTCAGGGCATGGGAATGGTGCGCACCTCGCATCTCTTGGGGTCGAGCGATCCGAAACTGGTGCGGGTGCCTGGGGTTCCGCTGTCGGATCATACTCCGATCTGGGTGCTGACCCATCCCGATCTGCGCCATGTGCCGCGGGTGACGGAGTTCATGCGGTTCATCGCCAACCGGATCACGGCGCGGCGCGCGCTTTACATGGGGCTGGACGAAAGCTCGGCCAATGCGGCGACGCGGTCGGACGGGGCGAAACTCGAAGGCATCGCCAGCGAGATTGCGGAATAA
- the bcp gene encoding thioredoxin-dependent thiol peroxidase produces MLDLGTTAPDFTLPRDGGSDVTLSDLKGQKVVLYFYPKDNTPGCTTEALDFTALKSEFEAAGVAVFGISKDSVKKHENFCAKHSLGIPLLSDENGTVCEDYDVWAEKKMYGKTFWGIVRATYLLDEEGKVAQVWPKVKVAGHASEVLEAAKA; encoded by the coding sequence ATGCTTGATCTTGGCACCACAGCCCCCGATTTCACCCTGCCACGCGACGGCGGCAGCGATGTGACCCTGTCTGATCTCAAAGGTCAGAAGGTGGTTCTTTATTTCTACCCGAAAGACAACACCCCCGGCTGCACCACCGAGGCATTGGATTTCACCGCGCTGAAATCCGAGTTCGAGGCGGCGGGTGTTGCGGTCTTTGGCATCTCGAAGGACTCGGTCAAAAAGCACGAGAACTTCTGCGCCAAGCATTCCTTGGGCATCCCGTTGTTGTCCGACGAAAACGGCACGGTCTGTGAGGACTACGACGTTTGGGCGGAGAAAAAGATGTATGGCAAGACCTTTTGGGGCATTGTGCGTGCGACCTATCTCCTTGATGAGGAAGGCAAAGTCGCACAGGTCTGGCCCAAGGTGAAAGTCGCGGGCCACGCGAGCGAGGTGCTTGAGGCCGCAAAAGCATGA
- a CDS encoding MFS transporter, whose product MNKVLSSSAPLLLGIMLLMIGNGLQGTLLGVRGVAEGFSTFEISIVMSAYFAGFLGGSQAAPRLIRRVGHVRVFAALASFISAALILFPVVANPWVWTALRVVLGFCFSGVYVTAESWLNNSTTNEQRGKVLSAYMLVQTVGIIAAQWILAEGDPSGFVLFIIPSVLVSISFAPILLSISPTPAFETSKPLSLVELFRISPLGCIGMFLMGGIFASQMAMAAVYGGQAGFTLGQISAFVAAIYMGALCFQLPIGWISDRSDRRKVIFGAAGVGAFACILGAIFAQSYVFVLAAGFIAGGMATPLYSLLIAHTNDYLEPEDMAASSGGLIFINGVGAVGGPLIAGYMMTGFGPQGYWVFQIFLLGGIALYALWRMTRRAAVEDTSSYVAVMPSTTTVVAELAQEVANDMAEEAEAHQEAETQVEDRA is encoded by the coding sequence ATGAATAAAGTGCTCTCTTCCTCCGCACCCCTCTTGTTGGGGATCATGCTCCTGATGATCGGCAACGGTCTGCAAGGCACACTCTTGGGTGTGCGTGGTGTGGCCGAAGGGTTTTCGACCTTCGAGATTTCCATCGTCATGTCGGCCTATTTTGCGGGCTTTCTGGGTGGCTCTCAGGCTGCGCCCCGTCTTATTCGCCGCGTCGGTCATGTTCGGGTCTTTGCGGCGCTGGCCTCTTTTATCTCGGCGGCGCTGATCCTGTTTCCGGTGGTCGCGAACCCCTGGGTCTGGACAGCACTGCGCGTGGTCTTGGGCTTTTGTTTCTCGGGCGTTTACGTGACGGCGGAAAGCTGGCTCAACAATTCCACCACCAACGAACAGCGTGGCAAGGTCCTGTCGGCCTATATGTTGGTGCAAACCGTGGGCATCATCGCCGCGCAGTGGATCCTGGCCGAGGGCGATCCTTCGGGCTTTGTGCTCTTCATCATCCCCTCCGTGCTCGTGTCGATCTCCTTCGCGCCGATCCTTCTGTCGATCTCTCCGACGCCTGCGTTCGAGACCTCGAAACCGCTCTCTCTCGTCGAGCTGTTCCGCATTTCGCCTCTGGGCTGCATCGGCATGTTCTTGATGGGCGGCATCTTTGCCTCGCAAATGGCCATGGCTGCGGTTTATGGCGGGCAGGCAGGCTTCACGCTTGGCCAAATCTCCGCTTTCGTGGCGGCAATCTACATGGGGGCGCTGTGCTTTCAGCTGCCGATCGGCTGGATTTCGGACCGCTCCGACCGCCGCAAAGTGATTTTCGGTGCCGCAGGTGTCGGTGCTTTCGCCTGTATTCTAGGGGCGATTTTTGCGCAGAGCTATGTCTTCGTGCTCGCTGCGGGCTTTATTGCCGGGGGCATGGCAACCCCGCTGTATTCGCTGCTCATCGCCCACACCAATGACTATCTCGAACCCGAAGACATGGCCGCTTCCTCGGGTGGGCTGATTTTCATCAATGGCGTCGGTGCCGTCGGCGGTCCTTTGATTGCCGGTTACATGATGACGGGCTTTGGGCCGCAGGGCTATTGGGTGTTCCAGATATTCCTCTTGGGTGGCATCGCGCTTTATGCGCTTTGGCGGATGACGCGGCGCGCGGCGGTGGAGGATACATCCTCCTATGTGGCGGTGATGCCCTCGACGACCACGGTGGTGGCCGAGCTTGCGCAGGAGGTCGCCAACGACATGGCGGAGGAGGCCGAGGCCCATCAAGAGGCCGAGACTCAGGTGGAGGATCGTGCGTGA
- the lpdA gene encoding dihydrolipoyl dehydrogenase, translating into MSDTSFDLIVIGAGPGGYVAAIRAAQLGLKVACVERENLGGICLNWGCIPTKALLRSAEVYHQMHRAKEFGLSAGDIGFDLDAIVKRSRGVAAQMNGGIKGLFKKNKVTAIMGEAKLAGKGKVEVKTDKGTETLTAKNIIVATGARARELPGLEADGDLVWTYRHALVPTRMPKKLLVIGSGAIGIEFASFYNTLGADTTVVEVMDRVLPVEDKDISAFAKKQFEKQGMKILQKTTVKKLDRAKGKVTAHFEAGGKVTTEEFDTVISAVGIVGNVEGLGLEEAGVKIDRTHVVTDEFCRTGVDGVFAIGDIAGAPWLAHKASHEGVMVAELIAGEHPHPIKPNSIAGCTYCHPQVASVGLTEDKAKEAGYEIKVGKFPFIGNGKAVAMGEAEGLVKTVFDAKTGELLGAHMVGAEVTEMIQGYVIGRTLETTEEELMNTVFPHPTMSEMMHEAVLAAYGRALHI; encoded by the coding sequence ATGTCAGACACATCTTTCGACCTCATCGTGATCGGCGCCGGCCCTGGTGGCTATGTGGCCGCCATTCGTGCGGCGCAGTTGGGGCTTAAGGTCGCCTGTGTCGAGCGCGAGAATCTGGGCGGGATTTGTCTGAACTGGGGCTGCATCCCGACGAAGGCGTTGCTGCGCTCGGCGGAGGTCTATCACCAGATGCACCGCGCCAAGGAATTCGGTCTCTCGGCGGGCGACATCGGCTTTGATCTCGACGCCATCGTCAAGCGCTCGCGCGGCGTCGCGGCGCAGATGAATGGCGGGATCAAGGGCTTGTTTAAAAAGAACAAAGTCACCGCGATCATGGGCGAGGCGAAACTCGCCGGCAAAGGTAAGGTCGAGGTCAAAACCGACAAGGGCACCGAGACGCTGACCGCCAAAAATATCATCGTCGCCACCGGCGCGCGGGCGCGCGAACTGCCGGGGCTGGAGGCCGACGGCGATCTGGTCTGGACCTACCGCCACGCTCTGGTGCCGACGCGGATGCCGAAGAAGCTTCTGGTCATCGGATCGGGCGCCATCGGCATTGAATTCGCGAGCTTTTACAACACCTTGGGTGCCGACACGACGGTCGTCGAGGTGATGGATCGCGTGCTTCCGGTCGAGGACAAAGACATTTCCGCCTTCGCCAAAAAACAGTTCGAAAAGCAGGGGATGAAGATCCTGCAAAAGACGACCGTGAAGAAACTCGACCGCGCGAAAGGCAAAGTGACGGCGCATTTCGAAGCGGGCGGAAAAGTCACCACCGAAGAGTTCGACACGGTGATTTCCGCGGTCGGAATCGTCGGCAATGTCGAGGGTCTGGGCCTCGAGGAGGCGGGCGTGAAGATCGACCGCACCCATGTTGTGACCGACGAATTCTGCCGCACGGGTGTCGACGGAGTGTTCGCCATCGGCGACATCGCAGGCGCGCCGTGGCTCGCGCATAAAGCGTCGCACGAAGGCGTCATGGTGGCCGAGTTGATCGCCGGCGAACACCCGCATCCGATCAAGCCGAACTCGATCGCGGGCTGCACCTATTGCCACCCGCAAGTGGCCTCTGTGGGGCTCACCGAGGACAAGGCGAAAGAGGCGGGCTATGAGATCAAGGTCGGCAAATTTCCCTTTATCGGCAATGGGAAAGCCGTCGCCATGGGCGAGGCCGAGGGTCTCGTGAAAACCGTGTTCGACGCCAAGACGGGCGAGCTTTTGGGCGCGCATATGGTGGGCGCCGAGGTGACGGAAATGATCCAGGGCTACGTGATCGGGCGGACGCTTGAGACGACGGAAGAAGAGCTGATGAACACGGTCTTCCCGCACCCGACGATGTCGGAAATGATGCATGAAGCGGTGCTTGCAGCTTACGGACGGGCGCTGCATATTTGA